From a single Bacillus pumilus genomic region:
- a CDS encoding HNH endonuclease, translating to MAKQTVGSCELCGRQDVLLTEHHLTPREEGGAFLPTAFLCIPCHKQVHALYTNQELAERLNTLDALRQDEKLASYIKWIRKQPASKLVKTKKSRQRRKK from the coding sequence GTGGCAAAGCAAACCGTTGGATCTTGTGAGCTGTGCGGGAGACAAGATGTCCTTCTGACAGAACACCACTTAACACCAAGAGAGGAAGGTGGAGCTTTTTTACCAACTGCCTTCCTGTGCATTCCTTGCCATAAACAGGTGCATGCCCTTTATACAAACCAGGAGCTTGCCGAACGGTTAAACACACTTGATGCGCTAAGGCAGGACGAAAAGCTTGCTTCGTACATCAAATGGATTCGAAAACAGCCGGCAAGCAAACTGGTTAAAACAAAAAAATCGAGACAACGCAGAAAAAAATAA
- a CDS encoding spore germination protein, which produces MPAIVGPIYINSISGGVVNVGDSFYLSPKSSSKSALGSGAGNTGDFLILNNGISATNYVDPDLNDQNMVGNA; this is translated from the coding sequence ATGCCAGCAATTGTCGGACCCATTTACATTAACTCTATTTCTGGAGGCGTCGTAAACGTCGGTGACTCATTCTACCTGTCGCCTAAAAGTTCGTCAAAATCTGCCTTAGGCTCTGGAGCGGGGAATACCGGAGATTTCTTGATATTGAATAATGGCATTAGCGCCACCAACTATGTGGATCCTGACTTAAATGATCAGAATATGGTAGGCAATGCATAA
- a CDS encoding spore germination protein GerPE, translating into MIKRTSQLKFMKVNSVGISSVVQIGDTQELCPKVKVLAVQRTISLFYGNEAENLNAKEFEVYYEPIPLMLPERSVRTAFYHEKPVIKVASVHVEGVSSSSVLQVGSTCGMNAVARVKHIRELFSSDESPPNSQMDLPTHMMVI; encoded by the coding sequence ATGATCAAGCGCACATCTCAATTGAAGTTCATGAAGGTGAATTCTGTCGGGATTTCAAGCGTTGTTCAAATTGGAGATACGCAGGAGCTATGCCCGAAAGTCAAGGTGTTAGCTGTTCAACGAACCATTAGTTTGTTTTATGGAAATGAAGCAGAAAACTTAAATGCGAAAGAATTTGAAGTGTATTATGAGCCCATTCCATTGATGCTGCCAGAACGATCTGTCAGAACCGCATTTTACCATGAAAAGCCTGTCATTAAAGTGGCTTCGGTACATGTAGAAGGGGTGTCATCTTCCTCTGTTTTACAAGTTGGCTCTACGTGTGGAATGAATGCCGTTGCAAGAGTGAAGCATATACGAGAGTTATTTAGCAGCGACGAAAGTCCGCCAAACTCACAAATGGACCTACCTACGCATATGATGGTGATATGA
- a CDS encoding germination protein GerPD — protein MNFTVVNRNIETGSIKVVGVSSSSLFIIGDTDHVQLSSIFDTPPESLIIGPFVPLAPR, from the coding sequence ATGAATTTCACAGTCGTCAACCGTAACATCGAGACCGGAAGCATTAAAGTAGTTGGGGTGTCGTCCTCTTCCCTATTTATCATTGGGGACACAGATCATGTACAATTATCCTCCATTTTCGATACACCGCCAGAATCTCTTATCATTGGCCCGTTTGTTCCTCTGGCACCTCGATAA
- a CDS encoding spore germination protein GerPC, with translation MYDYQNSASQMYGIIQKQSQQIMMLEKKLNELQQEMQMIKDKPTTTIERIDYQFDQLKIERLEGTLNIGLNPSDPNSVQNFEVGQTTTPGIGMMQQEMADQFFNQTRQLVDAFLNEEAPDLLEELEQRYEGSLDESNKHHIIEDIRKQIDSRIKYYAGQLPHREDMTPLQRSEQIAEYVKHDVKRAIEHFLAHIPNETKGEENG, from the coding sequence ATGTATGACTATCAAAACAGCGCTTCACAAATGTACGGCATCATTCAAAAGCAATCACAACAAATCATGATGCTTGAAAAAAAGCTTAACGAGCTTCAGCAGGAAATGCAAATGATCAAAGATAAACCGACAACGACGATTGAACGAATTGATTATCAATTTGATCAACTGAAAATCGAGCGGCTGGAAGGTACGCTGAACATCGGCCTCAATCCATCTGATCCAAACAGTGTTCAAAACTTTGAAGTGGGCCAAACAACAACCCCGGGTATTGGAATGATGCAGCAAGAAATGGCTGATCAATTTTTCAATCAAACACGTCAGCTTGTCGACGCATTTTTAAATGAAGAAGCACCAGACCTTCTTGAAGAGCTAGAGCAACGATATGAAGGGTCTCTTGATGAGAGCAACAAACACCATATCATTGAGGACATCCGCAAGCAAATTGACAGCAGAATTAAATACTACGCGGGACAGCTCCCGCACCGGGAAGATATGACACCGCTTCAGCGTTCAGAGCAAATTGCTGAATATGTGAAGCATGATGTCAAACGGGCGATTGAGCACTTCTTAGCACATATTCCAAATGAAACGAAAGGAGAGGAAAACGGATGA
- a CDS encoding spore germination protein GerPB, translating to MNFYINQAIQINYLRVESVSNSSVLQIGSAGSIKALSNLYNTGSYVEAAPAAAGTQGIEESQGASTTPFVPLQSPTT from the coding sequence TTGAACTTCTATATTAATCAAGCGATACAAATTAATTATTTACGTGTGGAGTCTGTGAGTAACTCATCTGTGCTGCAAATTGGGAGCGCTGGTTCAATTAAAGCTCTTTCAAACCTGTATAACACGGGCAGCTACGTAGAAGCAGCACCTGCCGCAGCAGGCACACAAGGAATTGAAGAATCTCAGGGCGCAAGCACAACACCTTTTGTACCGCTTCAGTCACCAACAACTTAA
- a CDS encoding spore germination protein, with translation MPAIVGAFKVNAVGTSGVVHVGDCITISPNSQVKTFAGAGSFNTGDQLRISNYKSVTNTYDSDVIDQPLVGNL, from the coding sequence ATGCCGGCTATTGTTGGAGCCTTTAAAGTAAACGCCGTCGGAACGAGCGGAGTCGTTCATGTTGGAGACTGCATCACCATTTCTCCAAACAGCCAGGTTAAAACGTTTGCTGGCGCAGGCAGTTTTAACACTGGTGATCAATTGCGCATTAGCAACTATAAAAGTGTGACAAATACGTACGACAGTGATGTCATTGATCAACCGCTTGTTGGTAACTTGTAA
- a CDS encoding aspartyl-phosphate phosphatase Spo0E family protein, whose translation MINYEIEQKRLHLIETAKKFGMNAEETIRCSQELDTLLNKGIKYTSNDCSKKA comes from the coding sequence ATGATCAATTATGAAATTGAACAAAAAAGATTACATTTAATTGAGACCGCAAAAAAATTCGGAATGAATGCCGAAGAAACCATTAGGTGCAGTCAAGAGCTTGACACACTCTTAAATAAAGGCATCAAATACACCTCGAATGACTGCTCTAAAAAAGCGTAA
- a CDS encoding CotH kinase family protein codes for MTTEPLKQLDIWIHPKDLIELRKDIWNDEPVEAILKTGQIKSHIYASYRGSHIRKLKKKSYQIEYRKPKKRQGESIFHLNAEYNDPSFIRNRLSFYFFEQMGVLSPAASHVFLTINGRKEGIYLKIESVDEHFFQKRQLSGGGIYYAVDDDANFSLLSSFDKKPKKHLLLGYEKKMGTSQHDQQLSEFIYFLNTAKDDLFAEKIGQYLDVNQYFRWLIGVVCTQNFDGFVHNYALYVNEQGRFQVLPWDYDATWGRDIHGEEMAFDYIPVSGFNTLTARLLDIPSFKRTYYTLFQHVLDTHFLEDRLCPVIEKWHMSIENRIGDDPYTKDRKDFLESERDVIRHYINKRRRYLQAEIRKEIIDS; via the coding sequence ATGACCACAGAACCTTTGAAGCAACTCGATATTTGGATTCATCCAAAGGACCTGATTGAATTAAGAAAAGACATATGGAACGACGAACCTGTTGAGGCCATTTTGAAAACCGGGCAGATCAAATCACATATTTATGCTTCATACCGAGGATCTCACATTAGAAAACTGAAAAAAAAATCCTATCAAATTGAATATCGTAAACCCAAAAAAAGACAAGGCGAATCCATCTTTCATTTAAATGCAGAATACAATGACCCTTCGTTTATCCGAAACAGACTGTCCTTTTATTTCTTCGAGCAGATGGGCGTGCTAAGCCCTGCTGCGTCTCATGTGTTTCTCACCATAAACGGACGAAAGGAAGGGATTTATTTAAAAATAGAATCCGTCGATGAACACTTTTTTCAGAAACGACAGCTTTCAGGGGGTGGCATTTATTATGCCGTCGATGATGACGCCAACTTCTCCCTTTTGAGTTCGTTTGATAAAAAGCCAAAAAAACACCTCCTCCTCGGGTACGAGAAAAAAATGGGGACTTCTCAACATGACCAGCAGCTCAGTGAATTTATTTATTTTCTCAACACAGCGAAAGATGACCTATTTGCAGAAAAGATTGGGCAATATCTAGATGTGAATCAGTATTTCCGCTGGCTCATTGGGGTTGTGTGCACACAAAACTTTGACGGCTTTGTCCATAACTACGCACTTTATGTGAATGAACAAGGGAGATTCCAAGTGCTTCCCTGGGATTATGATGCGACATGGGGCCGTGACATTCATGGTGAAGAAATGGCATTTGATTATATTCCCGTAAGCGGCTTTAATACACTAACTGCTAGATTACTAGATATCCCTTCATTTAAGAGAACCTATTACACGCTGTTCCAGCACGTACTTGATACACATTTTTTAGAAGACCGGCTCTGTCCAGTCATCGAAAAATGGCATATGTCCATTGAGAACCGAATTGGAGATGATCCCTATACGAAAGACCGCAAAGACTTCCTTGAATCAGAACGAGATGTTATTCGGCATTATATCAACAAAAGGCGACGTTATTTACAGGCGGAGATAAGAAAAGAGATCATTGATAGTTAA
- the cotG gene encoding spore coat protein CotG, with the protein MSTFDHSHIEHAVDSLRSEGRDHHLDREPESRRSHKSARSRHSHRRHWFFGGGGCRKSHRSKKSHQSYRSKKSRCSKKSVKSEKPCKSKKSCKSKKSCRSKKSEPKKSCRSKHRSHHKKSCHKSHRSHRSKRSHHHRRSHSCKRCGKKKHHTRSRGNVDRKWEQGNMWEYRRYR; encoded by the coding sequence GTGAGCACATTTGATCATTCACATATTGAACATGCGGTGGATTCACTTCGAAGTGAAGGTCGTGACCATCACTTAGATCGTGAACCAGAATCGAGACGATCGCACAAATCAGCTCGTTCTCGTCATTCACATCGCCGTCATTGGTTCTTTGGTGGAGGCGGATGCCGCAAGTCACATCGTAGTAAAAAAAGCCATCAAAGCTATCGCTCGAAAAAAAGCCGCTGTTCAAAGAAAAGCGTGAAAAGTGAGAAACCATGCAAAAGTAAAAAGTCATGCAAAAGTAAGAAGTCTTGCAGAAGCAAAAAGAGTGAACCGAAAAAATCATGCCGCAGCAAACACAGATCCCATCATAAGAAAAGCTGCCACAAGTCACATCGCAGCCATCGATCTAAACGTTCTCATCACCACAGACGCAGTCATTCTTGCAAAAGATGTGGAAAGAAAAAGCATCATACCCGCAGCAGAGGAAATGTTGATCGTAAATGGGAGCAAGGAAACATGTGGGAGTACAGACGTTACCGCTAA
- a CDS encoding fumarylacetoacetate hydrolase family protein, which translates to MKFFTGEIHSRMFIGVVIDDEWVMDVKKAEAKLFELETLPNSLAECINMGDKFVDHVRQLLDWAEKKEEDRGSYVYPLSDVTLHAPIPKPAKNIMCVGKNYQDHVMEMGTAADIPKDVMIFTKAPTSVVGHEEDILLHEDVTSELDYEGELAIVMGKSGKNIAPEEVRDHLFGYTILNDVTARDLQKKHKQFFIGKSLDTTCPIGPYIVHKSVIEDHGALHVETKVNGEVRQSASTELMIFSIENIVSTLSKGMTLEAGDIIATGTPSGVGKGFEPPKFLASGDRIDITIEPIGTLTNRVK; encoded by the coding sequence ATGAAATTTTTTACAGGTGAGATACATAGCAGAATGTTTATTGGGGTAGTCATTGATGATGAATGGGTTATGGATGTTAAAAAGGCAGAAGCTAAATTATTTGAGCTTGAAACACTGCCGAACTCTTTAGCTGAATGCATCAATATGGGGGACAAGTTTGTTGATCATGTCAGACAGCTTCTGGATTGGGCCGAGAAAAAGGAAGAAGACCGCGGTTCTTATGTATATCCGCTCTCGGATGTGACACTTCATGCACCGATTCCAAAGCCAGCTAAAAACATTATGTGTGTCGGAAAGAATTATCAAGATCACGTTATGGAGATGGGGACTGCAGCAGATATTCCTAAAGATGTAATGATCTTTACAAAGGCACCTACTTCAGTCGTTGGACATGAAGAGGATATTCTCCTTCATGAAGACGTGACGAGTGAACTGGATTATGAAGGGGAGCTTGCGATCGTGATGGGTAAATCAGGAAAAAATATTGCACCAGAAGAGGTTCGTGATCATCTATTCGGTTACACGATTTTAAATGACGTGACGGCAAGAGATTTGCAGAAAAAACACAAGCAATTTTTCATCGGTAAAAGCTTGGATACAACCTGCCCGATAGGACCTTATATTGTGCATAAGTCAGTGATCGAGGATCATGGCGCGCTCCATGTGGAAACAAAGGTTAACGGAGAGGTTCGTCAGTCCGCAAGTACAGAATTAATGATCTTTTCAATCGAGAACATTGTGTCTACTCTTTCAAAAGGGATGACACTAGAGGCCGGTGATATCATTGCCACGGGAACACCTTCTGGGGTTGGCAAAGGCTTTGAACCGCCTAAGTTTTTAGCTTCAGGAGACCGAATTGATATTACGATAGAACCGATTGGAACCCTAACGAATCGAGTCAAATAA
- a CDS encoding YisL family protein: protein MGTHLHITAWVLGIILFFVAFALAGKNDKGAKIVHMIVRLLYLIIIATGVELYVRTGMKIPGFGGEYIGKMILGILVIGFMEMVLVRKKKGKSVTGVLIGFIVFAIVTILLGLRLPIGFHIF from the coding sequence ATGGGAACACATTTACATATTACAGCATGGGTGCTAGGAATTATTTTGTTCTTCGTGGCATTTGCTCTAGCAGGTAAAAATGACAAAGGTGCTAAAATTGTGCACATGATTGTCAGACTATTGTACTTGATCATTATTGCAACAGGTGTAGAGCTGTATGTTCGCACGGGAATGAAAATTCCAGGTTTCGGTGGCGAGTATATCGGTAAAATGATTCTCGGTATTCTTGTGATCGGCTTTATGGAAATGGTTCTTGTACGCAAGAAAAAAGGAAAATCGGTGACAGGTGTATTGATTGGGTTTATCGTATTCGCGATTGTGACCATTCTTCTCGGTTTACGTCTGCCGATCGGTTTCCATATCTTTTAA
- a CDS encoding DUF2777 family protein — protein sequence MEKRMKQLERCTRRWCSGYLLIENGHCLIEDEEGEIMLPESLQSTMICLKENDRWTKGELIGSMILHESGQLVEVQGGEVIQYTASLAKGWLDLLMFVPENVFYDIIEQVEQLGFSVYDCVFSSFHSFQQVSFFQFSTDTQSLALQCHHENASSQIRFEWTTSDGHRFVSLFDAT from the coding sequence ATGGAAAAACGAATGAAGCAACTTGAACGCTGCACCCGAAGATGGTGCAGCGGGTATTTACTGATTGAAAATGGGCATTGCCTAATTGAGGATGAAGAAGGAGAAATCATGCTGCCAGAAAGTCTTCAAAGCACGATGATCTGTTTGAAGGAAAATGACAGATGGACAAAAGGGGAGCTGATCGGGTCCATGATTCTTCATGAAAGTGGGCAGTTAGTAGAAGTACAAGGCGGAGAAGTGATTCAATATACGGCATCCCTTGCCAAAGGATGGCTTGATCTTCTTATGTTCGTCCCTGAAAACGTCTTTTATGACATCATTGAACAAGTTGAGCAGCTTGGCTTTTCCGTCTACGATTGTGTTTTCTCCTCCTTTCATTCTTTTCAACAAGTTTCTTTCTTTCAGTTTTCGACAGATACCCAATCACTTGCCCTTCAATGTCACCATGAGAACGCCTCTAGCCAGATTCGTTTTGAATGGACCACATCTGATGGCCACCGGTTTGTTTCACTGTTTGATGCCACATAA
- the asnB gene encoding asparagine synthase (glutamine-hydrolyzing) has translation MCGITGWADFKKQLIQQDHVIDQMTDTLSKRGPDDTNTWKSEHVLFGHKRLAVVDVEGGKQPMTYTHQNHAYTVVYNGELYNTEDIRKELLKKGHRFLGHSDTEVLLHAYTEWKEECVTHFNGIFAFVIWDSERELLFAGRDRLGVKPFFYTERHHSFLFGSEIKALLAHPDMKAKVDHEGLSEIFGLGPSRTPGQGVFKGVKELRPAHALTFSKDGLRVWRYWNVKSKVHTDSLDDTTQHVKYLFTDAVTRQLVSDVPVCTFLSGGVDSSAITAIAAQHFEKIGKAPLHTYSVDYEGNDQFFESSQFQPNADGPWIDRMTKAFQTSHHSCVIGQKELASYLKEAVEVRDLPGMADIDSSLLWFCREMKKDFVVGLSGECADEIFGGYPWFHMANETTGFPWMRSTEARTQLLQDSWQKKLSLKEYAQSKYEETVAETPLLDGETGVDKARRELFYLNMIWFMTTLLDRKDRMSMGASLEVRVPFADHRLVEYVWNIPWEMKMHGNREKGVLRKALEGILPNEVLYRKKSPYPKTHHPAYTQAVKEMLTDCLAQKDSVLHEFLDPHQLKQLIETEGASFQVPWYGQLMKGPQLIAHLAQIHHWFETYRIDIEA, from the coding sequence ATGTGTGGAATAACAGGCTGGGCAGACTTTAAAAAGCAGCTCATCCAACAGGATCATGTAATCGATCAAATGACAGATACATTATCTAAAAGAGGGCCAGATGATACAAATACGTGGAAAAGTGAACACGTTCTTTTTGGGCATAAAAGGTTAGCGGTTGTAGATGTAGAAGGCGGAAAGCAGCCGATGACATATACACATCAAAACCATGCCTATACCGTTGTATACAATGGAGAGCTCTATAATACGGAGGATATAAGAAAAGAATTGTTAAAAAAGGGACACCGCTTCCTTGGGCATTCTGATACAGAGGTGCTTCTTCACGCCTACACAGAATGGAAAGAAGAGTGCGTGACCCATTTTAATGGTATTTTTGCATTTGTGATCTGGGATAGTGAACGTGAATTATTATTTGCAGGAAGAGATCGGCTTGGCGTCAAGCCATTTTTCTATACAGAACGTCATCATTCCTTTTTATTTGGTTCAGAAATCAAAGCGCTTCTTGCTCACCCTGATATGAAAGCGAAAGTCGATCATGAGGGATTATCGGAGATCTTTGGTTTAGGACCGTCTAGAACGCCAGGGCAAGGAGTGTTTAAAGGGGTAAAAGAGCTTAGACCTGCACATGCTTTGACCTTTTCAAAAGACGGCCTGCGTGTGTGGAGATATTGGAATGTCAAAAGCAAGGTGCATACGGACTCACTTGATGACACCACGCAGCACGTCAAGTATCTCTTTACAGATGCCGTCACAAGACAGCTAGTCTCTGATGTGCCTGTTTGCACATTTTTATCTGGTGGCGTCGATTCAAGTGCCATAACCGCCATCGCTGCTCAGCACTTTGAGAAAATTGGGAAAGCACCGCTTCATACGTATTCTGTTGACTACGAAGGAAATGATCAATTCTTTGAATCCAGTCAATTCCAGCCGAATGCTGACGGTCCATGGATTGACCGTATGACCAAAGCGTTTCAAACAAGTCATCACAGCTGCGTCATTGGACAAAAAGAGCTGGCGTCTTATTTGAAGGAAGCCGTTGAGGTCAGGGACTTACCAGGGATGGCAGATATTGATTCTTCCTTGCTTTGGTTCTGCCGAGAAATGAAAAAGGACTTCGTTGTCGGTTTGTCAGGTGAATGTGCGGATGAAATCTTTGGAGGCTATCCTTGGTTCCATATGGCAAATGAAACGACTGGTTTTCCTTGGATGAGATCGACGGAAGCCAGAACGCAGCTTTTGCAAGATTCGTGGCAAAAGAAGCTGTCACTGAAGGAGTACGCACAAAGCAAATATGAAGAAACTGTGGCAGAAACACCGCTTTTAGATGGAGAAACTGGAGTAGATAAAGCCCGTAGAGAACTTTTTTACTTAAATATGATCTGGTTTATGACAACGCTGCTCGACCGAAAAGACCGGATGAGTATGGGGGCAAGCCTTGAGGTACGTGTGCCATTTGCAGACCATCGTCTTGTCGAATATGTCTGGAATATTCCTTGGGAAATGAAAATGCATGGAAATCGTGAAAAAGGGGTTTTGCGAAAAGCATTAGAGGGAATTTTACCGAATGAAGTGCTTTATCGCAAGAAGAGTCCTTATCCAAAAACACATCATCCAGCCTATACACAGGCTGTGAAAGAGATGTTAACAGATTGCCTTGCGCAAAAAGATTCTGTCCTTCACGAATTTCTAGACCCGCATCAACTAAAGCAGCTCATTGAAACGGAAGGCGCTTCCTTTCAAGTGCCGTGGTATGGTCAGCTCATGAAGG